A single region of the Musa acuminata AAA Group cultivar baxijiao chromosome BXJ1-11, Cavendish_Baxijiao_AAA, whole genome shotgun sequence genome encodes:
- the LOC108951144 gene encoding UPF0481 protein At3g47200-like translates to MATRESNWAVKIRDQPMATEERSWALEIDDQTENTGNSAEKQQSPKPSIYRVPAYIRRLNCHAYKPQIVSFGPYHHGDPNVMPMEEHKDRALTHFLKRANKSLQDVRTAMAEVVQQLRGAYQSLDGKWAGDERFLHLMILDGCFMLEIIRVATKKPDDGGYEMDEPIFSDHGNLYTVPCIKRDMMMFENQLPLLVLYKLVFVEGRGDCVEYVNELVLTFWDKTLTVEGERRHLLDMLRLSRLGKQSSAATSRGQKNSPKVSIIRSASELREAGIRFRKSKSDSLLDIQFKHGVLSLPKLTVDDSTEYMFLNLMAFERLNIGTGNEVTSYVVFMDSIIDSAKDIKLLHHKRIIRNALGSDTEAAELFNRLAKDVVFVPNSNLSKVQNNVITYSQKKCRRHRANLCRTYFKSPWTTLSLMAAIVLLVLTVVQTIYAVLQFHLSA, encoded by the exons ATGGCCACAAGAGAGAGCAACTGGGCGGTGAAGATTAGAGACCAGCCCATGGCCACCGAAGAGAGAAGCTGGGCGCTGGAGATCGATGACCAAACCGAGAACACGGGTAATTCAGCCGAGAAGCAGCAAAGCCCGAAGCCATCCATATACAGAGTTCCTGCTTACATCAGAAGGTTGAACTGCCATGCCTACAAGCCACAGATCGTCTCCTTTGGGCCATACCACCATGGTGACCCCAACGTCATGCCGATGGAGGAGCACAAGGATCGGGCCCTCACCCACTTCCTCAAGAGAGCCAATAAGTCTCTCCAAGACGTCAGGACCGCAATGGCGGAGGTCGTGCAGCAGCTACGGGGCGCTTATCAGAGCCTCGACGGGAAGTGGGCGGGGGACGAGAGGTTCCTGCATCTGATGATCCTTGACGGGTGCTTCATGCTCGAGATAATTCGTGTCGCGACCAAGAAGCCCGATGACGGTGGCTACGAAATGGATGAACCCATCTTTAGCGACCACGGGAATCTGTACACCGTGCCCTGCATAAAGCGAGATATGATGATGTTCGAGAACCAGTTGCCCCTGCTTGTTTTGTACAAACTGGTTTTTGTTGAGGGTCGTGGTGATTGCGTG GAGTACGTGAACGAACTGGTGCTGACATTCTGGGACAAGACGTTGACGGTGGAAGGAGAACGCCGCCACCTCCTTGACATGCTCCGACTTAGCCGGTTGGGCAAGCAATCGTCGGCGGCCACTAGTCGTGGCCAGAAAAACAGTCCAAAAGTCTCGATCATCCGGTCGGCGTCTGAGCTGCGCGAGGCCGGCATCCGCTTCAGGAAGAGCAAATCCGACAGCCTCCTTGACATCCAGTTCAAGCACGGTGTCCTCAGCCTGCCGAAGCTTACAGTCGACGACAGCACGGAGTACATGTTTCTCAACCTCATGGCCTTCGAGCGCCTCAATATCGGCACCGGCAACGAGGTCACTTCCTACGTCGTGTTCATGGACAGCATCATCGACTCCGCCAAGGACATCAAACTGTTGCACCACAAGCGGATCATCCGGAACGCATTGGGAAGCGACACGGAAGCCGCCGAGCTGTTCAACCGCCTGGCCAAGGACGTGGTATTCGTCCCCAACAGCAACCTCAGCAAGGTCCAAAACAATGTCATTACGTATAGCCAGAAGAAATGCAGAAGGCATCGAGCCAACCTCTGCCGCACATACTTCAAGAGCCCATGGACCACCCTCTCACTCATGGCTGCCATCGTCTTGTTGGTCCTCACGGTGGTGCAGACCATTTACGCAGTGTTGCAGTTCCACCTATCTGCATGA